Genomic DNA from Streptomyces sp. PCS3-D2:
CGGGGTACCGCGCGAGGACCAGGACGACTTCCGCGACTGGGCCGGGATGATGATCCGCCACGGGGGCGGGCCGCGCGGCGGCGTGGCCCGGTCGGTGAAGCAGATGCGGACCTATCTCGGCGAGCTCATCCATCGCAAAAGGGATGATCTGGGCGATGACCTGATCTCCGACCTGATCCGGGCGAGCGATCACGGCGACCACCTCACGGAGGGCGAGGCCACGGCGATGGCCTTCATCCTGCTCTTCGCCGGCTTCGAGACGACCGTGAACCTCATCGGCAACGGCATCCACTCCCTCTTCATGAACCCCGTCCAGCGCGAGCGCCTGCAGGCCTCCCTGGCCGCCGGCGAGCGCGGGCTGCTGGCCACGGGGGTCGAGGAACTCCTGCGCTATGACGGCCCCGTGGAGCTGGCGACGTGGCGGTTCGCCACGCAGCCGCTCACCCTGGGCGGCGAGCGGATCGAGACCGGCGATCCGGTCCTGGTCGTCCTGGCGGCGGCTGACCGGGACCCCGGGCGATTCGTCGATCCGGACACCCTCGACCTCTCCCGGACCGACAACCAGCACCTCGGCTACGGCCACGGCATCCACTACTGCCTGGGTGCGCCACTTGCCCGCCTGGAGGGGCAGACCGCCCTCGCCACCCTGCTGACGCGCCTGCCCGATCTGGAACTTGCAGTTCCACCCCAAGACCTGCGCTGGCGCGGGGGGTTGATCATGCGAGGGCTGCGTACTCTTCCCGTTCGCTTCACGACTCAAAACACTTGCGCGACATCTGATTAAAAGTCAGATTCGGCTTGAACTTGTGACAATCGTTCGGAGGCCGCTAGGTTCTGCCGTTACCCCGCTGTTATGCGAAAGGTGATCCCTCATGCTCTCCGGGAACGGCCGTCACAGACGCCCCCGCCAGGTCCCCGCGCTGGTCGTCACGGCCGGTGTCACCGGCTCCGCGCTCGCCATGCCGCTGCTGGCCGCCACGAGCGCGACCGCCGCAGACACCGCCACATGGGACAAGGTGGCCGAGTGCGAGAGCGGCGGCTCGTGGAGCGCCAACTTCGGCAGTGGCGCGTACGGCGGGCTCCAGTTCACCCAGCAGCAGTGGCAGGATGCCGGCGGCCTGGACTTCGCCGAGCGGGCCGACCTCGCGAGCCGCTCCCAGCAGATAGCCGTGGCCGAGCGCGTACTGGCCGCCCAGGGTCCGCAGGCCTGGCCGCTGTGCGCCGCTTCGGCCGGACTGGACCAGCAGGGTCCGGCGGCCGTCGTCGATCCCGGTCTGCCCGGTAGCACCGGCGCGGTGGGTCCCGCGCCGTCGCGCCCCGACGACACCGTTCCCTCCACC
This window encodes:
- a CDS encoding cytochrome P450, coding for MHDQSSTPSVGAAPELFTWEFATDPYPAYAWLRENAPVHRTKLPSGVEAWLVTRYADARQALADQRLSKNPAHHAEPAHAKGKTGIPGERKAELMTHLLNIDPPDHTRLRRLVSKAFTPRRVAEFTPRVQALTDQLIDRFAGRGEADLIHEFAFPLPIYAICEMLGVPREDQDDFRDWAGMMIRHGGGPRGGVARSVKQMRTYLGELIHRKRDDLGDDLISDLIRASDHGDHLTEGEATAMAFILLFAGFETTVNLIGNGIHSLFMNPVQRERLQASLAAGERGLLATGVEELLRYDGPVELATWRFATQPLTLGGERIETGDPVLVVLAAADRDPGRFVDPDTLDLSRTDNQHLGYGHGIHYCLGAPLARLEGQTALATLLTRLPDLELAVPPQDLRWRGGLIMRGLRTLPVRFTTQNTCATSD